Proteins encoded by one window of Aliivibrio wodanis:
- the ccmD gene encoding cytochrome c-type biogenesis protein CcmD, which translates to MHFETFSDFLAMGGYATYVWGAFGATFLSLFWILFSSLGRRRQLLKEIEQKMAREERIKKAKTMENTL; encoded by the coding sequence ATGCATTTTGAGACATTCAGTGATTTTTTAGCCATGGGTGGATACGCTACTTATGTGTGGGGCGCATTCGGTGCCACGTTTCTTTCATTATTTTGGATTCTATTCTCTAGCTTAGGCAGACGTCGTCAATTGTTAAAAGAGATCGAACAAAAAATGGCACGAGAAGAACGAATTAAAAAAGCAAAAACTATGGAGAACACATTATGA
- the ccmE gene encoding cytochrome c-type biogenesis protein CcmE: protein MNPRRKKRLGLILALFFGVSATVGLMIYALNQNMDLFYTPTELVNGKPDGTKPEVGQRLRIGGMVVAGTVKRDSESLEVSFKVADVGPEVTVTYNGILPDLFREGQGIVAQGVLVDATTVKAHEVLAKHDEEYMPPEIAEAMKKTHEPLQYTEQQKQGIGQ, encoded by the coding sequence ATGAATCCAAGACGTAAAAAACGCCTAGGATTGATCCTCGCGCTATTTTTTGGGGTCAGTGCAACAGTTGGTTTAATGATCTATGCATTGAATCAAAATATGGATTTATTCTATACCCCAACGGAACTCGTTAATGGTAAACCTGATGGTACTAAACCTGAGGTTGGTCAGCGTCTTCGTATTGGTGGCATGGTTGTCGCTGGTACAGTAAAGCGTGACAGTGAATCTTTAGAAGTTTCATTTAAAGTTGCCGATGTAGGCCCTGAAGTAACGGTTACTTATAACGGTATTCTTCCTGATTTATTCCGTGAAGGCCAAGGTATTGTAGCGCAAGGTGTTCTTGTCGATGCAACCACAGTAAAGGCTCACGAAGTATTGGCAAAACACGATGAAGAATACATGCCACCTGAAATTGCAGAAGCAATGAAGAAAACGCATGAACCACTTCAATACACTGAACAACAAAAACAAGGAATAGGTCAATGA
- the ccmC gene encoding cytochrome c-type biogenesis protein CcmC produces the protein MWKWLHPYAKPEKAYQLSTTLLPWFAVISILSLTVGTIWGLAFAPSDYQQGDSFRIIYIHVPSAILSMGAYMSMAIAAFIGLVWQLKLSDMAAAAMAPVGAVFTFIALLTGAVWGKPMWGAWWVWDARLTSELILLFLYLGVMALYNAFDDQRTAARAAGILAIVGVINLPIIHFSVEWWNTLHQGASITKFDKPSISADMLWPLLLNIIGFATFFGSVTLIRFRNEILAKESHRPWVRALVEKRGLL, from the coding sequence AGTACAACACTGCTGCCATGGTTTGCGGTGATCTCTATTCTCAGTTTAACGGTTGGTACGATTTGGGGTCTTGCATTTGCCCCTTCTGATTACCAGCAAGGCGACAGTTTTAGAATTATCTATATCCATGTCCCTTCTGCTATTTTGTCGATGGGCGCTTATATGTCGATGGCGATAGCTGCATTTATTGGTTTGGTGTGGCAGTTAAAGCTTTCTGACATGGCAGCTGCTGCAATGGCTCCTGTTGGTGCAGTATTTACATTCATTGCCTTATTAACGGGTGCCGTTTGGGGCAAACCAATGTGGGGTGCATGGTGGGTATGGGATGCACGTTTAACCTCTGAGCTTATTCTTCTTTTCTTATACCTAGGTGTAATGGCGCTGTATAACGCATTTGATGATCAACGCACAGCGGCTCGTGCGGCGGGTATTCTTGCTATTGTTGGTGTGATTAACCTACCAATCATTCACTTCTCAGTAGAGTGGTGGAATACGCTTCATCAAGGTGCAAGCATCACAAAGTTTGATAAACCTTCTATTTCTGCCGATATGTTGTGGCCTCTGTTATTAAATATCATTGGTTTTGCAACTTTCTTTGGTTCAGTGACTCTTATTCGTTTTAGGAATGAAATTTTAGCTAAAGAGAGCCACCGTCCTTGGGTTAGAGCGTTAGTTGAGAAAAGAGGATTATTGTAA
- the ccmF gene encoding cytochrome c-type biogenesis protein CcmF: MIAELGHFALIASLGLSILLSILPIYGVSRGNKALMQSARPLSWGMFLLLGLSFGVLMWAFYINDFTLQYVASNSNSLLPWYYRLTAVWGAHEGSLLLWVLIQAGWTVAVATFSRGMPQESIARVLAVMGWINVGFLLFIILTSNPFLRTLPFFPIDGRDLNPLLQDPGLIIHPPMLYMGYVGFSVAFSFAIASLMAGRLDTAWARWSRPWTIAAWSFLTVGISLGSWWAYYELGWGGWWFWDPVENASFMPWLAGTALMHSLAVTEKRGTFKAWTVLLAILAFSLSLLGTFLVRSGILVSVHAFASDPARGMFILGFLVMVIGGSLLLFALRGASVRVRGNFSLFSRENALLANNILLMTALVVVLVGTLLPLVHKQLGLGSVSIGAPFFDMLFAWLMIPFAFLMGIGPLIRWKRDNLSHLAKRMVITGAITIPLAAIFMVIFADRFQFMPYLGWMMSIWIVILHGFELYERATHRHSFSVGLTKLGRSHWAMMFAHIGLAVSIIGIAMVQNYSIEKDVRLAPGEHIEMNGYQFYFAGVRDTDGPNYDGYTADFDITLDGKEINTLHAEKRFYETAGSMMTEAAIDRGFTRDLYIAMGERLDDNRSWAVRIYYKPFVRWIWAGSLFMGIGGLLALSDKRYRFRKTAKKQEA; this comes from the coding sequence ATGATCGCAGAACTTGGTCATTTTGCCTTAATTGCTTCTTTAGGACTTTCGATCCTATTGAGTATATTGCCTATATACGGTGTAAGCCGTGGCAATAAAGCATTAATGCAAAGTGCAAGACCACTGTCGTGGGGGATGTTTTTACTCCTAGGTTTATCATTTGGTGTCTTAATGTGGGCTTTCTACATTAATGATTTCACACTGCAATATGTCGCAAGTAACTCAAACAGCTTACTTCCTTGGTACTATCGTTTAACTGCCGTTTGGGGTGCACACGAAGGTTCTTTATTGCTTTGGGTTCTTATCCAAGCAGGTTGGACTGTGGCTGTTGCAACATTCAGTCGTGGTATGCCACAAGAATCGATTGCACGTGTTTTAGCGGTAATGGGGTGGATTAATGTCGGTTTCTTACTGTTCATTATTCTTACATCAAACCCATTCTTGCGTACACTACCATTCTTCCCAATTGATGGTCGTGACTTAAATCCGCTTCTACAAGATCCGGGCCTAATCATTCATCCACCAATGTTATACATGGGTTATGTTGGTTTCTCGGTTGCTTTCTCTTTTGCAATAGCATCATTAATGGCTGGTCGTTTAGATACGGCGTGGGCGCGTTGGTCTCGTCCTTGGACAATCGCTGCATGGTCATTCCTAACAGTAGGTATCTCTCTAGGTTCATGGTGGGCATATTATGAACTTGGCTGGGGTGGCTGGTGGTTCTGGGATCCAGTAGAAAACGCATCATTTATGCCTTGGCTTGCTGGTACGGCATTAATGCACTCATTAGCAGTAACAGAGAAACGCGGTACGTTTAAAGCGTGGACTGTATTACTGGCAATCTTAGCTTTTTCATTAAGTCTATTAGGCACATTCCTTGTACGTTCAGGCATCTTGGTATCGGTTCATGCCTTTGCTTCAGATCCAGCGCGAGGCATGTTCATTCTTGGTTTCCTTGTCATGGTGATCGGTGGTTCATTACTGCTGTTTGCACTGAGAGGGGCGTCAGTACGAGTTCGTGGGAACTTCTCACTGTTTTCTCGTGAAAATGCACTATTAGCTAACAACATTCTATTAATGACAGCATTAGTTGTTGTACTTGTTGGTACATTATTACCACTTGTACATAAACAACTTGGTTTGGGTTCAGTATCTATTGGTGCGCCATTCTTTGATATGTTGTTTGCATGGTTGATGATCCCGTTTGCTTTCTTGATGGGTATTGGTCCTCTGATCCGTTGGAAGCGTGACAACTTAAGTCACTTAGCAAAACGCATGGTGATTACTGGTGCGATTACAATCCCACTAGCGGCAATCTTCATGGTTATCTTTGCTGATAGATTTCAATTCATGCCATACCTTGGATGGATGATGTCTATCTGGATCGTAATTTTACATGGTTTTGAATTGTACGAACGTGCTACTCACCGTCACTCATTCTCTGTTGGCTTAACTAAACTTGGCCGTAGCCATTGGGCAATGATGTTTGCTCACATTGGTTTAGCAGTTAGTATTATTGGTATTGCAATGGTGCAAAACTACAGCATCGAAAAAGATGTACGTTTAGCACCTGGTGAACATATTGAAATGAATGGTTACCAGTTCTACTTTGCTGGTGTTCGTGATACTGACGGTCCTAACTACGATGGTTACACCGCTGATTTTGATATAACGCTTGATGGTAAAGAAATAAATACGCTTCATGCTGAAAAGCGTTTCTATGAAACAGCGGGTTCAATGATGACAGAGGCAGCGATTGATCGTGGCTTTACTCGTGATTTATACATCGCAATGGGCGAGCGTTTAGATGACAACCGTTCATGGGCTGTACGTATTTACTACAAACCATTTGTACGTTGGATCTGGGCTGGTTCATTGTTTATGGGGATTGGTGGTTTGTTAGCTTTATCTGACAAGCGATATCGTTTCCGTAAAACTGCAAAAAAACAGGAAGCTTAA
- the dsbE gene encoding thiol:disulfide interchange protein DsbE (cytochrome c biogenesis protein CcmG), with protein MNKKFLFAPLALFLILVAVFATQLTRNSNGDDPTKLESVLVGKHVPEFRLEDLAEEGKLYDQSIFKGEPLLLNVWATWCPTCYAEHKYLNTLATQGVKIIGMNYKDDRAGAIQWLRELGNPYLITLFDGDGMLGMDLGVYGAPETFLIDSNGIVRYRHVGDVNDRNWNEVLKPMYDQLVAEAK; from the coding sequence ATGAATAAGAAGTTTTTATTTGCGCCTCTAGCTCTGTTTTTAATTTTAGTTGCCGTATTTGCTACTCAGTTAACACGTAATTCAAACGGTGATGATCCAACTAAGTTGGAATCAGTGTTAGTAGGTAAGCACGTACCAGAGTTCCGCTTAGAAGATTTAGCGGAAGAAGGCAAGCTGTACGATCAAAGTATCTTTAAAGGTGAGCCTTTATTGCTAAACGTATGGGCGACATGGTGTCCAACTTGTTATGCTGAGCACAAATACCTAAATACCCTGGCAACTCAAGGTGTTAAAATTATAGGTATGAACTATAAAGATGATCGTGCTGGTGCAATTCAATGGTTAAGAGAGCTTGGCAACCCTTACTTGATAACTCTGTTTGATGGTGATGGCATGTTAGGCATGGATTTAGGTGTGTATGGCGCACCTGAAACCTTCTTAATCGATAGCAATGGTATCGTTCGTTATCGTCACGTTGGTGATGTAAATGATCGCAATTGGAATGAAGTATTAAAGCCAATGTATGACCAACTTGTTGCGGAGGCTAAATAA
- the ccmH gene encoding cytochrome c-type biogenesis protein CcmH precursor gives MNSSLRKWGLRSFAAIALSFFAVQASYATIDLYKFDSPEQEQQFKELGQTLRCPKCQNNNIADSNAELAQDMRHKVYEMTKAGKSDEQIVDYMIDRYGNFVTYDPPLTVGTLILWLGPLSVLIFGFGFIVLRSRKSKVITEDNSEKWDNEHEDRLNALLDENNNEDGKVNK, from the coding sequence ATGAATAGTAGTTTACGTAAATGGGGTCTTCGTAGTTTTGCTGCTATCGCATTGAGTTTCTTTGCGGTGCAAGCAAGTTACGCAACCATTGATCTGTATAAGTTTGATTCGCCAGAACAAGAGCAGCAATTTAAAGAATTAGGACAAACACTTCGTTGCCCTAAATGCCAGAACAACAACATTGCTGACTCAAATGCTGAGCTTGCTCAAGATATGCGTCATAAAGTGTATGAAATGACCAAAGCGGGAAAATCAGACGAACAAATTGTCGATTACATGATTGATCGTTATGGTAATTTTGTAACTTACGATCCACCATTAACGGTAGGAACACTTATTCTATGGTTAGGTCCATTGAGTGTTCTTATATTTGGTTTTGGTTTTATTGTGCTTCGTAGTCGAAAATCAAAAGTGATCACAGAAGATAATTCAGAGAAGTGGGATAACGAGCATGAAGATCGTTTGAACGCACTATTAGATGAGAATAACAATGAAGATGGGAAGGTAAACAAATGA